In Blastococcus saxobsidens DD2, the genomic stretch GGGTACGGCGACGGCGGATGAGGGTGTCCCGGGACCGTCCCGGCGGAATCGGGACGCCGATCACTACAGGGGCGGACGCCGCACGGCCGAGGCTCCCGGCATGACCGAGAACCTTGCTCAGGACGCCGCCCCCGCCGGCCGGGCGCGGCGCGTTTCCTTCACCGTCGTCGCCGCCATCGCGGCCCTGCTCACCGGTGTGCTCACCGTCGGCTCGCTCGGCCAGCTCGTGGGTGGTGTGACTCCCGACGGCTCCCCGATGACCGCGGACGGCCGGCTCGTCGCGCTCGTGCACGTGCCGTGGCTCGCGCTCGGCTGGTGTGCGGCGTTCGTCGCACTGCTCTGGCAGGCACGGCAGCGGGTGGCGCCCTACCAGCAGGCGGTGGCCATGCTCGGAGGGCTCTACATCGGCGGCCTGCTGGCCAGGCTGAGCGACCCGGTCTTCTACGTCGGGTTCGGCGTGGTCGTGCTGCTGCTCGGCGTGCTGCACCCGGCGGGGCGCGCGGTCTGGCGGCCGGGTGCCGATGGCATCTCCCCGGTGCTGGTGCCGTTCGCGCTGCTGCTCGCGGCGCCGTGCACCCTGTACGCGATCGAGATGACGAACCTCCAGGCGCAGGCCGGGTCGGGCGGGACGTTCTACACCGCGATCGCGGCGACCGCCCTCGCCGTACCGCTGGTCGGCCTGGTGGCCGGGCTCCGCGCCCCCGGCTGGCGGCTGCCGCTGTGGGTGACCGGGGGCATGCTGTTCCTCCTCGTCGGATCCGGCGCCGCCGCGGACCCGGCCGCGCCCGCGTCGCCGCCCACCGGCTGGATCCTGGCCGGTCTCGTCGCCGCCGTGGCATTCGTCGGCCTGGGGGAGTGGGAGGCCCAGCGGCTCGCCCGTGACCCCGGACCGGCGTCCCCCGGGTCCGACCGGCACCCGGCACGTGCCCTGCTCCGCTGTCGGCGCATCCCGGCCCCCTCCCGGAGGCTCCGCGCGGGAGGGGGTCCTTCAGCGCGGAACGAGCCGGTCGAGGACGTCCCGCAGCAGCTCGAGCAGCTCCTCGCGGGTCATCGTCGGTTCGAGAACCCACTGGGCGACCAGGTCCTCGGTGAAGGCGAACCAGGCGAGCACCAGCTGACGCCGGAGCGCGTCGTCGGGCAGCTGGAGTGCGGTCAGCGCGACGTCCACCAGCCGGCCGCGGGTCTCCTCGTAGACCTCCGACACCCACGGGTCGCCGCCGCCGGCGCCGCGCACGAAGGCCAGGTGGCTCTCCCGGAACGTCTCCACCCAGCCGACGTAACGGTCGAGCATCCCGGTGACCTGCTCCTCCGACGGCGTCTCGTGCCCGGGGAGGATGTGGGTCATCAGCAGGTCGGCCGCGGCGCGGGTGACCGCGGTGTAGTACTCGCGCTTGGTCGCGAAGTAGTGGAACAGCAGGCTGCGGCTGATGCCCGCCCGGCGGGCCACCTCGTCGATGGTGAGCTCCTGCACCGGCGTGGTGGGCAGCAGCTCGAGCCCGATCTGCACCAGCTGCGCCCGCCGGTCGCCGGCCGAGCGACGCGACCGGGCATGGTCGGGACGGGACGACGCCGTCATGACGGGGACCCGGGCCTCATGCGGCGGCCTGGTCGGCCGTGGCCGTGACGAGCAGCCGCTCGATCGCCTCGGCGACCAGCGCCGCGCGTTCCTGGGGCAGCATGTGCCCGGTCCGGGGGATGATCTGCAGCGTCGCGTCGGGCAGCGCCTGGGCCAGCTGGTGGCTGTGCCGCTTCGGCGTGAGCTCGTCGCTCTCCCCGACCAGGATCTCCACCGGCACGCTCGTCAGCGCCTGCAGCTCCTGCCGCTTGTCGTGCTCGCCGAGCGCCGGGTAGAAGGCGGCGAAGGCCCGCACCGTCGAGGCGTGCATGATCTCCGCTCCGGCGACGACCATCTCGTCGGTGGCGTCGGCCCCGTAGAGCAGCTCGCGCACGAGCTTCTGGTGCCGCGGATGCGTCGGGGGCAGCAGCCGGCGCATGCGCTCCAGAGCCCGTGCGCCGCCGATCGCGACGGTGACCATCCCGGGGGCGAGCTTCAGCTGCAGCCGCTCGGCCGGGGTCGTGCCGGCCGGGGCGAGGTCGCCGGCCGACGTCGACACGAGTGCCACCCCGCGGACCCGGTCGCCGAACAGCTCGGGGCGCGCGGCGGCCAGGCACATGATCGTCATGCCGCCCATGGAGTGCCCCGCCAGCACGAGCGGCCCGGTGGGGGCCAGCTGGTCGAGCAGCTCGCCGAGGTCGGCGCCGAGCTGGTCGATGGAGAGCTCCGCGACCTCAGCTGCGTACCTGGGGTGGGTGGGAGAACGCCAGGTGGACCGGCCGTGGCCGCGCTGGTCGTAGCGGATCAGCCGCAGCTCGCCGGCGGCGACCCGCGGGGTGAGCAGCTCGGCGACGTCGTCCCAGGCAGCCTGGGCCAGCGTCCAGCCGTGCGCGAGCACCAGGGTGACCGGCGCGTCGTCGGAGCCCTCGACGACGGCGTGCAGGACGGCGCCGTCGGTCGTGCGGACCGCCGCCACCCGGCGGAGGAGGGTGCCGGCGCTCATGCCGCCACCTCGGGCCGCTCGGTGCCGGCGGGGATGCCCACGTAGTTCTCCCGGTCGAGGGTGCGGGTGAGCGTGCGGAACCGGAACGTGAAGTCCGGCCACAGGGTCGTGTTGTGGCCGTGCTGGTCCAGGTACCAGCTGGCGCACCCGCCGGCGAGCCACACGGTGCCCTTCGACTTCTCGGCGATCAGCGACCGCCAGGACTCCTGCGCCTCCGGGGTGGTCTCCAGGACCGCCAGCCCCTCGGCGTCCATGGTCTTCAGCGCGTCGTCGACGTAGGCGACCTGCGACTCGATCATGTAGACCATCGAGGTGTGGCCGACGCCCACGTTCGGGCCGACCAGCAGGAACATGTTCGGGAAGCCGGCCACCGTGGCGCTGCGGTTGCTCACCATGCCGTCTTCCCACACCTGGGCCAGCGAGCGCCCGTTTCGGCCGCGGATCTTCTCCGCGATCGGCAGGTCGGTCACGTGGAAGCCGGTGGCCAGCACGACGGTGTCGGTCGGTCGCTCGACGCCGTCCGTGGTCACGATGGAATGCGGGCGGACCTCGGCGATCCCGGCGGTGACCAGCTCGGCGTTCGGGGCCGCGACCGCCGGGAAGTAGTCGTTGCTGATCAGGATCCGCTTGCAGCCGATCGTGTAGTCCGGTGTCAGGGCCCGGCGGAGCTTCGGGTCGCGCACCTGCCGGTGCAGATGGGCCTTCGCGAGCTTTCCCACCGGCCTGAGGAAGCGCCGGTTCTTGGCCATGCCGATGACGAGGAACTCGCGGAACAGGTACAGGAACCCGCGGATCGCGTTCTGCAGACCCGGGACGAGGCGGTAGAGCCGGCGCGTCCA encodes the following:
- a CDS encoding TetR/AcrR family transcriptional regulator gives rise to the protein MTASSRPDHARSRRSAGDRRAQLVQIGLELLPTTPVQELTIDEVARRAGISRSLLFHYFATKREYYTAVTRAAADLLMTHILPGHETPSEEQVTGMLDRYVGWVETFRESHLAFVRGAGGGDPWVSEVYEETRGRLVDVALTALQLPDDALRRQLVLAWFAFTEDLVAQWVLEPTMTREELLELLRDVLDRLVPR
- a CDS encoding alpha/beta fold hydrolase, whose product is MSAGTLLRRVAAVRTTDGAVLHAVVEGSDDAPVTLVLAHGWTLAQAAWDDVAELLTPRVAAGELRLIRYDQRGHGRSTWRSPTHPRYAAEVAELSIDQLGADLGELLDQLAPTGPLVLAGHSMGGMTIMCLAAARPELFGDRVRGVALVSTSAGDLAPAGTTPAERLQLKLAPGMVTVAIGGARALERMRRLLPPTHPRHQKLVRELLYGADATDEMVVAGAEIMHASTVRAFAAFYPALGEHDKRQELQALTSVPVEILVGESDELTPKRHSHQLAQALPDATLQIIPRTGHMLPQERAALVAEAIERLLVTATADQAAA
- a CDS encoding flavin-containing monooxygenase, producing the protein MTSTLEDQPVPVRGMAGALREVGIAIIGSGFAGLGMAITLRRRGETDFVLLERADDVGGTWRDNTYPGAACDVQSNLYSFSFAQNPDWGRSYSEQPEIHAYLQATADRFDVRRHCVFGADVTAARWDDAAQRWLVSTTAGEFRARVLVSAAGALADPIYPDIPSLDTFAGTVMHSARWDHSHDLTGEQVAVIGTGASAIQVVPAIQPIVASIAVYQRTPAWVVPRTDHPVQPWTRRLYRLVPGLQNAIRGFLYLFREFLVIGMAKNRRFLRPVGKLAKAHLHRQVRDPKLRRALTPDYTIGCKRILISNDYFPAVAAPNAELVTAGIAEVRPHSIVTTDGVERPTDTVVLATGFHVTDLPIAEKIRGRNGRSLAQVWEDGMVSNRSATVAGFPNMFLLVGPNVGVGHTSMVYMIESQVAYVDDALKTMDAEGLAVLETTPEAQESWRSLIAEKSKGTVWLAGGCASWYLDQHGHNTTLWPDFTFRFRTLTRTLDRENYVGIPAGTERPEVAA